One stretch of Lytechinus variegatus isolate NC3 chromosome 17, Lvar_3.0, whole genome shotgun sequence DNA includes these proteins:
- the LOC121431213 gene encoding indole-3-acetic acid-amido synthetase GH3.4-like, with protein MFKMSSSKFVVLSMISGTLSALLATHAGTKSIQNCLFGFLAAVAFCISLMFLWILTLRPSPRQGILSVLRQLYFAGTSHIRGKYRLRELKAAWKNPRHAQEQFLMRILKENGDTDYGKKFQLQNIHSVEEFRKRHPLTTYEDYKPYVERVMAGERGVMTQVIPNAFIQTSGTTGPSKYFPQRDHRLTLRRWLDVTFANLHEVCPKIGLLQKKIFHYVQPVMSRAESGGSIRTGVSFYEDGFMASCYTTPPAGFRIQSFKEANYIHLLFGLLNPNVGVFCAVFLGAIDNLMQQLEQWWEDIVHDIEHGTINEKVQINDTAIRASLEVALGRGHPVRAGELRCQFKKGFNGIMKRVWPNLEVLVAVDNAGVWPKLKKTYAKGVKLVTFAYGTSEGMHQGLSPWIHDDNHGIAFWITSSFFEFIKLENSHESQPTTFLIDELEVGQAYEIVFTQDCGLYRYRVGDVIRITGYHYNCPIFEFMYRLGLILNLRYEKMNQVVLKEGLQSAVGQFTGVRLVEYAVAESKLIPKSSPASEETEDMPYYVIFLELGHVGNSTRHEDNKMTKVNEITTAIDNALRERNSDYQRLRREGAISHPRVYIVDTGTFEDLKQYVVNTTSTTINQYKVPRRIRTVDILNFMYDHATSSPAKDK; from the exons ATGTTCAAAATGTCTTCTTCAAAGTTCGTTGTTTTGTCTATGATATCTGGAACTCTATCGGCTCTGTTGGCAACGCATGCTGGAACAAAATCAATACAAAACTGCTTATTTG GATTTCTTGCTGCTGTAGCTTTCTGTATCTCTCTCATGTTCTTGTGGATTCTGACCCTTCGTCCATCTCCTCGGCAAGGAATACTATCGGTTCTTCGTCAGCTGTATTTCGCAGGCACCTCTCACATTAGAGGGAAGTATCGTCTCCGTGAACTAAAGGCAGCCTGGAAGAACCCTCGACATGCTCAGGAACAGTTTCTAATGAGGATTCTTAAGGAGAATGGGGACACTGACTACGGAAAGAAGTTTCAGCTGCAGAACATACACAGCGTTGAAGAGTTCCGAAAACGCCATCCGTTGACGACCTATGAAGATTACAAACCCTACGTTGAACGTGTAATGGCTGGAGAGCGTGGCGTCATGACTCAGGTTATCCCTAATGCCTTCATCCAAACTTCCGGTACGACTGGTCCTTCAAAGTATTTTCCACAAAGAGATCACAGGCTTACATTGCGAAGATGGCTGGACGTTACATTTGCCAATCTGCACGAAGTATGCCCTAAGATAGGACTGCTCCAGAAGAAAATCTTCCACTACGTCCAACCGGTGATGTCTAGGGCAGAAAGCGGAGGAAGCATCAGGACAGGAGTTTCTTTTTACGAAGATGGTTTTATGGCATCCTGTTATACGACACCTCCCGCGGGTTTCCGTATCCAGTCTTTCAAAGAGGCCAATTATATCCACCTTCTGTTTGGTCTCCTTAATCCAAACGTGGGGGTTTTCTGTGCAGTTTTCCTTGGCGCCATTGACAATTTGATGCAGCAGCTTGAGCAATGGTGGGAGGACATCGTCCACGATATTGAACATGGAACAATCAATGAGAAGGTGCAAATTAACGATACAGCCATTCGAGCATCGCTTGAAGTAGCTCTTGGTCGTGGTCATCCGGTGAGGGCGGGCGAACTGAGATGTCAGTTCAAAAAAGGATTCAATGGCATCATGAAAAGGGTTTGGCCTAACCTTGAGGTGCTAGTGGCGGTAGATAATGCTGGAGTCTGGCCAAAACTAAAAAAGACATATGCGAAAG GTGTAAAGCTTGTGACTTTCGCATATGGAACCTCAGAAGGTATGCATCAAGGGTTGTCGCCCTGGATACACGATGACAATCACGGCATTGCTTTCTGGATCACAAGTTCCTTCTTCGAATTCATTAAATTGGAGAACTC GCATGAGAGTCAGCCTACAACTTTCCTCATCGACGAGCTGGAGGTCGGGCAGGCGTACGAGATCGTCTTCACCCAAGATTGTGGTCTCTATAGATACAGGGTAGGAGATGTCATACGAATAACCGGATATCACTACAACTGCCCCATATTTGAATTCATGTATCG GTTGGGGTTGATCCTGAACTTGCGTTATGAGAAGATGAACCAAGTTGTTCTAAAGGAGGGCCTCCAGTCGGCCGTTGGACAGTTCACTGGCGTTAGGCTAGTCGAGTACGCAGTGGCTGAAAGCAAACTTATTCCGAAATCATCACCag CATCTGAAGAGACAGAAGACATGCCGTATTACGTGATATTCCTAGAATTAGGCCACGTAGGAAACTCAACTAGACATGAAGACAACAAAATGACGAAGGTTAATGAGATTACAACTGCA ATCGACAATGCGCTACGCGAGCGTAACAGCGACTACCAGAGACTGCGGAGAGAAGGCGCTATTTCACACCCTCGCGTTTACATCGTGGACACAGGCACGTTCGAAGATCTAAAGCAATACGTGGTGAATACTACCAGCACGACTATCAACCAGTACAAAGTGCCCCGGAGAATTCGTACCGTTGATATTCTTAACTTTATGTATGATCACGCGACAAGCAGCCCAGCCAAGGATAAATAA
- the LOC121430464 gene encoding putative indole-3-acetic acid-amido synthetase GH3.10, giving the protein MKNQQKIILTGLGNLILGITLLYFLVTGAHESGFGICILLGWAGAVLMGVGLIFLHIGSFTCCPFTPVPLLVVKYIVHWIGVIKTRKYMSSFELSTQDCSKFQREFLLENIRSYEDTAYGKDFNLKGISSVEDFITRHPLTSYEHYREYIKRVANGEVGVMSHDTPAILGMTSGTTGDAKLFPISQVNLSDLFGSAAAVSTVLQSRAGIEMAGPLQVTCCLLTGVPNTKSASGIPKGPVTSFMVPENIKGVIFSTPLVGYQIMDEPTSMYVHALFALRDKNLSSIWAPFASSLYIFLRVIESSWKTLVQDIRRGSISNSHPSLSDKDRGDIDARLFPMPERADELERLFMIGFENIVSRIWRKVTALGGATSGSMQSYVKHLKRYTGDLRILSRYYTSTEGLIGYAIGFPEDGQTEYVCIPNGLFYEFIPVAQCDARNPSTVLMGDVKEGEYYEVVITNKDGLYRYRMGDVILITGFYNQTPVFQFQYRRGELLNLCSEKTSDVMITTALNDTANKWGIDMAQYACAESPVFEEATGGSTFSNSLYYVIFIEISTTDVKTISSLPGS; this is encoded by the exons atgaaaaaccAGCAAAAGATTATATTAACCGGATTAGGGAATCTGATTCTCGGCATCACACTCCTGTATTTTCTTGTGACTGGGGCCCATGAGAGTGGTTTTGGTATCTGCATTTTACTAG GGTGGGCAGGGGCGGTGCTGATGGGTGTAGGTCTGATCTTTCTCCACATTGGAAGTTTCACCTGCTGCCCGTTTACCCCAGTCCCCCTCCTGGTTGTCAAGTACATCGTGCACTGGATTGGTGTGATTAAAACTCGAAAATACATGAGCTCATTCGAGCTAAGCACCCAAGACTGTAGCAAATTTCAAAGGGAGTTTCTACTCGAGAATATCCGAAGCTACGAGGACACTGCCTATGGCAAAGACTTTAACTTGAAAGGTATTTCTAGTGTTGAAGACTTCATCACCAGACACCCTCTGACATCGTACGAGCATTACCGCGAATACATCAAGCGAGTGGCAAATGGCGAAGTCGGGGTGATGTCCCATGATACTCCCGCAATCTTAGGCATGACGTCGGGAACGACTGGCGATGCAAAACTATTTCCGATTAGTCAGGTAAACCTTTCGGACTTGTTCGGAAGTGCCGCTGCAGTAAGTACGGTCTTGCAGAGTAGAGCAGGTATTGAAATGGCTGGACCCCTCCAAGTTACTTGCTGCCTGCTGACTGGTGTGCCAAATACTAAGTCCGCAAGTGGTATCCCGAAGGGACCGGTTACCTCTTTCATGGTGCCGGAAAACATCAAAGGGGTCATTTTCTCAACTCCTCTAGTCGGTTACCAGATCATGGACGAGCCAACATCGATGTACGTACATGCCCTCTTTGCATTACGCGATAAAAACCTGTCATCCATTTGGGCACCATTTGCGTCATCCCTGTACATCTTCCTTCGAGTAATCGAATCTTCCTGGAAAACATTGGTCCAGGATATCCGCCGTGGTTCAATTTCGAATAGCCACCCGTCTCTTTCCGACAAAGATCGTGGAGATATCGACGCCCGATTGTTCCCGATGCCAGAAAGAGCCGATGAGTTGGAGAGACTGTTCATGATCGGGTTTGAGAACATCGTGTCTAGGATCTGGCGGAAGGTGACTGCTCTGGGCGGGGCTACATCAGGGTCTATGCAAAGTTACGTGAAGCATCTCAAGAGATACACAGGAG ATTTGCGTATCTTGTCTCGCTACTACACCTCAACCGAAGGGTTGATTGGTTACGCAATCGGTTTCCCGGAAGATGGCCAAACAGAATACGTTTGCATACCAAACGGACTCTTCTATGAATTTATTCCTGTTGCCCAATG TGACGCTAGGAACCCTTCCACAGTGTTGATGGGAGATGTCAAAGAGGGGGAATATTACGAGGTGGTGATCACGAACAAAGATGGTCTATATCGCTATAGAATGGGGGATGTCATCCTTATCACCGGATTCTACAACCAAACCCCTGTCTTTCAGTTTCAATACAG ACGAGGAGAACTTCTGAATCTTTGCTCGGAGAAAACATCGGATGTAATGATAACGACTGCCCTAAACGACACAGCGAACAAATGGGGGATTGATATGGCACAATATGCCTGTGCTGAAAGCCCTGTCTTTGAGGAGGCAACAG GAGGGAGCACATTTTCAAATTCTCTGTATTACgtcattttcattgaaatatctACTACCGATGTAAAGACGATTTCATCGTTGCCGGGGAGCTGA
- the LOC121430510 gene encoding indole-3-acetic acid-amido synthetase GH3.3-like → MISSKLLFISGLWGAIAGYLAYRTAYSPFGSLESMIYGTPAFTSACLSLFSLWILTLRPSPHRGVLSVLHQLYFAGMSYIRGRYHLRGLKEGWRNPRRAQERFLRRILEENGDTDYGRKLKLKNITSMDDFRKSHPLTTYDDYKPYVERVMAGERGVMTQVMPNAFIQTSGTTGPSKYFPQRDHRHSLRRMLDIIYSNLHHLCPRLGLLQKKLFHYVQPIMTRTKGGGSVRPAVSVYEEDGFTEACHTTPPAGFCIQSFNQANYIHLLFGLLDRNLGAIGSLFIGGIDAMMKQLEQSWEEIVCDIESGTINENVKFTDDGIKSSLERALGNGHPERAGELRRQFMKGFDKSIIRRVWPNLEVIFSIDSTGIWPQFKTKYAEDIPLVNFGYGNSEGMFLAHSPWFHEDNRSMVPFPNFAFFEFIRLEDAKENQPRTFLIDELEIGKEYEIVFTQDSGLYRYRVGDVIRITGYHYNCPTFEFMYRMGLMLNLRYEKMNQVVLKEGLQSAVGQFNCIRLVDYAVAESTIIPASSSAFEGGEDMPYYVMFLELRQEEQMRENKQSEFVDAEQIKTTIDNELRARNSDYHRLRREGSISHPRIYLMKHGTFDDLKQYVVTTTNTTANQYKVPRRIRTLDTFNFMYDHVC, encoded by the exons GTACTCCTGCTTTTACATCTGCCTGCCTGTCGTTATTTTCCCTGTGGATCTTGACACTTCGGCCATCGCCCCATCGAGGTGTTTTGTCGGTCCTCCATCAACTGTACTTTGCTGGCATGTCTTACATAAGAGGAAGGTATCACCTTCGGGGACTAAAGGAAGGTTGGCGAAACCCGCGTCGCGCTCAGGAAAGGTTTCTTAGAAGAATTTTGGAAGAGAATGGAGATACCGACTATGGACGAAAGCTAAAACTTAAGAACATTACGAGCATGGATGATTTCCGAAAAAGTCATCCGTTAACGACCTATGACGATTACAAACCCTACGTCGAGCGTGTTATGGCTGGGGAGCGTGGCGTCATGACCCAGGTGATGCCGAATGCATTTATTCAAACTTCCGGTACGACAGgtccatcaaaatattttccacaGAGAGACCACAGGCATAGCTTAAGAAGGATGCTAGATATCATCTATAGTAATCTGCACCATCTTTGTCCACGTCTGGGGCTACTCCAGAAGAAGTTATTCCACTACGTCCAACCAATCATGACGCGAACTAAAGGTGGCGGGAGTGTCAGGCCTGCTGTTTCAGTTTACGAAGAAGATGGATTCACAGAAGCCTGCCACACCACACCTCCTGCAGGTTTTTGCATTCAATCCTTCAACCAGGCAaattacattcatctcctgtttGGCCTCCTTGATCGGAATCTAGGAGCAATTGGTAGCCTTTTTATAGGTGGAATTGACGCGATGATGAAGCAGTTGGAGCAAAGTTGGGAGGAAATCGTCTGTGACATAGAGTCCGGAACAAtcaatgaaaatgtgaaattcacCGACGATGGCATCAAATCATCACTAGAACGGGCGCTTGGCAATGGTCACCCGGAGAGGGCGGGAGAGCTTAGACGCCagttcatgaaaggatttgacaAAAGTATCATCAGAAGGGTTTGGCCGAATCTGGAAGTGATATTTTCCATAGACAGTACTGGAATCTGGCCgcaattcaaaacaaaatatgccGAAG ATATTCCACTAGTGAACTTCGGATACGGAAATTCAGAAGGGATGTTTCTCGCGCATTCCCCTTGGTTTCATGAGGATAACCGTAGCATGGTTCCTTTTCCAAACTTTGCGTTCTTTGAATTCATCAGACTTGAAGACGC GAAAGAAAATCAGCCTCGAACTTTTCTCATCGACGAACTAGAGATCGGAAAGGAGTACGAGATCGTCTTTACCCAAGATAGTGGTCTCTATAGATACAGGGTAGGGGATGTCATACGGATAACCGGATATCATTACAACTGCCCTACCTTCGAATTTATGTATCG GATGGGGTTGATGCTGAACTTGCGCTATGAGAAGATGAACCAGGTTGTTCTAAAGGAGGGCCTTCAGTCGGCTGTTGGGCAGTTCAATTGCATTAGACTAGTCGATTACGCAGTGGCTGAAAGCACAATCATTCCTGCTTCATCTTCAG CCTTCGAAGGGGGCGAAGACATGCCATATTATGTCATGTTCTTAGAACTACGACAGGAAGAacaaatgagagaaaataaacAGAGCGAGTTTGTGGATGCTGAGCAGATCAAAACTACG ATCGACAATGAGCTGCGGGCACGTAACAGCGACTACCATCGGCTGAGAAGAGAGGGGTCCATTTCACACCCTCgtatttatctcatgaagcATGGCACATTTGATGATTTGAAGCAATACGTGGTGACAACTACCAACACGACTGCGAACCAGTATAAAGTGCCTCGGAGAATCCGCACTCTTGATACTTTCAACTTCATGTATGATCATGTTTGTTAG